The following nucleotide sequence is from Thunnus albacares chromosome 15, fThuAlb1.1, whole genome shotgun sequence.
CGGCGAGGGGCAACAGCTGAAAAAtttcaactttatgcaaatgagggTTAAATTCCAAATGAAACTAATGAAGCAGCCTGATGGTGAACCAGGAAGCTACAAGAAGAAAATAACTGTCGTTAATAGTGATGTAAGTCGATGTTTATAAGGATAAAGAAAACGGAtctttaaaggacgagttcacagtttatcaagtgagtcttaaaccaacagtcaggagctcaaatgaacattaaagctgtttttcttgctgtaatcattcctcctgttcatactgaccattagaagatcccttcataatgaccttacaatggaagtgatggaggacaaaatccacagtcctcagcAGTACGTCTTCTGTTCTTAGACCCTTAATTCAAATAACcaaaaactccctaaaaaaaacctttaatggggaaaaatgGTAAACGGACTGTACTTGTttagcgcctttctagtcttccgaccactcaaagcacttttacactacaaatcacattcacccgttcacacacattcatacgctgaatggtaCAGGGGCGACcgtgcaaggtcccaacctgcccatcagaggagaTCTAGTaccttgcccaaggacacatcgaaatgcagactggaggagccgggaatcgaaccaccgatcttccgattagtggacaatgttgaaatgtgaaaaaaatgttagaaacttcaggaagagcaacagaggaagatCTCTGcaggacggacagacaggaaatagatgtgtgtacagagaATAACACAACATGGAACAGGACAACAAcattataatggatttataatatatatgaaggGTGTGATGAAGCCACCAGAACAGAACAGGACCTGAGTCATGtgacctccatcaccatggaaaccTGGCAGAAGGACAgactgcacatgcacacagcagacactcacatcacaccatcacaaacacagagaagagacaagaaaagacattattgacacaggagagagagagagacatgaggcTGAACTCCTGCAGGATGGAGAACCAGGGAAGCAGAGCAGGTCCAGGATGGGTTCTGGTCCAGGATGGGTTCTGGTCCAGCAAGAGATgcctgagagacaagagaggacaggaggagaaaacaggGAGATGTGCTTGCAGAACAAACAGAAGTTTGGAGAGATGCAATGATTATCAGAGCAACTCCAACAGTCAATAATCTGATTGGCAGGACAGCGCTCAGTAAATTCATTGAGACAGAAACCGACTGTGCAGCACAAGCTCATGAAAGACTCAATTAAAGGCAACTAATTGTAAGTGAGTGAGTTTTAAGTTTAGatttaaaggactcaacagaCTGATTGACGTCAGCAGGGACGTTGTTCCATAAGAACGAGGCTGAAAGGAAAAGACCTGCTGACTTCTATTTAACTGTGGAGACACACAGGAGCCCTGcagtctgtctgcagagagCTCCAGATGGAATAACAGGTTTAAGGAGATCAGTCAGGTATGATGGAGCCCATTTAGGATTTTATTAGTCAGCAGAAGCAGCTCACAGTCTGATCTAACATGGAGAGGAAACCAATGACGTAATACGGTCAAATGTTCTTGCTTTAGTTCAGATTCtagctgcagcattttgaaccATCTGAAGACTTTTAGTACCAACATGTGTCAGACCTGAATGCATGTATTAGTCTCTGCATCAGCCATGAACAGGAAAGACTGGATTTTTCCTTTATGCTGTAAGTGAAAAAGGCAGTGTTGGTGATTTGTTTAGTGTGCTTATCAAAGGAGACGCTGGGATCAAACGTAATGCTTTGTCGCCTACACTTTGTGAAATCACACAGTTGTCGAGTGTTGCTGTTTACTTGATCAAACTGGTGTCTGAGTCTATCAGAGCCAATGACCAACatctcagttttatctgaatttagaaGCAGGAAATTTAGTGACATCCGACTTTTCATAGCAGCCAAACAGGCCTCTAATTTATTAATGTGACTATTATCATCAGCCTTTATAGGCACATACAGctgagtatcatctgcatagcatCAGAGAGTGTGGCTGTAGTGAGTCAATATCACTATGAAGTGTCTTTGGTGTCCTCATCAGAATCACTCAGTCATCATGAAAATGTAGCAGAATAATGAAACTCTGAGGTCTTATTATGAATGgccaaacatttacacacataccaGTATGATGATAAGTCTCTTGAAATGTGTTTCCttcattttatactgtattttttcatgtaCGTGATTTTGGCATGTCCCACACACTGCTCTGCTAACTACAGTGAGTGTAATAAGTGGTTAAATGATACTAaatcaaaaaaaatgtatatggtTTTATTGTACACAAGTTATTTGATCAAACGAGTCATTTTGATCATGTATATTCTATTTTCATAATCATATTGAACATTTTGCATGTGTCCCTGTCATTATGGGGTAACTGCTCCTTTAAGAAACCCTCTGATGTGTTTAGTGATATTACTACCACCACTTTGTCTTCAATGGAGGCTGAAACACTGGTTAGTTGCAGAATAAGTATTTACACTTATATTTCGTAATTTTCATCATATTATGTGTGTAGTTGGATGTTGTCAAGCTTCACATGTCCACTCTGTCATAGTGAAATATCAATTAATATAAAAACTTTTCAgaaattcaaaatatatttgttaaaCAGTACACAGTCACCTTGCTAACGGAATCATGTTGCTAACTGAAGGTCCACCATGTGCTCattaaatgctaacattagccaaaAATGTCCACCCTGTCAGCGAGCCTTCCATGACAGGGTGGACATGCGGAGACTTTTTACCACATGCTGATAAATGTGTGAAACAGCAAAATTACTCATGCAAATACAGCGAAGAAATACAATCTGTGCATTTTGGAGGCTCACACCAGCAGGCCAGTCTGCACACTGGAGTGCTCTACACCGCTGGTGAACAAGCGCCGCACACCTTCTGCTCCATATCACCCTCCCCATCTGGGCCCACCTTGATCCAGTTCTAAAGGTAGTGAGAGAACGACACCCTCAAGTCAGtatactttttacattttttcagtgACAGACCTGCAACGCAGTATCAACAAAAGGGAAATTTCTTCTACCTCTCAACAGAACCCTACAAGCATGGCTTCAAAGAAATAATGTggaattattattagtattagtattatcatAGCAGACACACTGTGttctttcaaataaaaaatgtagtcGGTCTAATAGTAAACAGTGATCAATGGTGTGAAAGGCTGCACTGAGATCCAGAAAGAGAAGCCCAGAGAGAAGAAGATCATTAACCTCTCTGGTTGGAGCAGGTTCAGGAGTGACGGGCACTGAAAGCTGATCAAAAAGGTTcatataattttcttttatatgaGTTGAAAGATGTTAAGACACAACTCTCTCTAGTACTCTAGAAAAGAATGGAAGATTAGAGACTGGTTGATAGTTATTAAGAGACTCAAGGTTTCTTAACTAGAGGTTTAAAACAGCAGTCTTAAAGCTTCTGGGGACAATGCTGGTAGTAAGTGATAAACTAACCAGAGGTCAGTGGCAGTTTTGCTGGTAAAAGGTCGAGTAGGCAGGTTGTTGGTTTAGAAGCTGAACTGAGCTTTGTCAGTTTGAAGAGAGATAGTCTCAAAATCTGCCGAGACAGGAAAAAGTCTCCTGCAGGCCTGCTTCAGAGCAAATCATTAAACCAGGGTGCAGACCTCTTTAACTGCCTAGTTCTGGTAGTAAAAGGAGAAACTGAATCCAGGAAACCAGAGAGGCCACATTTAAGTCACTGGTGAAATTTTCAACAGagcctgtttctgtgtctgcagTGAAAGGAACCGAGACATCAGGAAACTGCTGACCAACAGCAGATATAGCAAACGGACCAATGTGGCGAATAGTAAACACATCTGTGCCGACATTAACAGACCCATGATGCTTCAGACTTAATGAGAAAATGATCTgacacagcagagagacagtCAGATCAGAAACAGCTTTCACTTTAGATAAAACCAAATCCAGTTTGTTACCGCTGCAACGAGTCGACTCATGAAGAAACTGAGAGAAGCCAAAAGTACCAGAAAGGATTTATTTAGATCACCAGCATCATTCAGATCAATTGAGATAAATTCTCCAAATTCTTCTAAAAGCTGTGAATAAGAGCCGAGCGGCTGGTAGAGAATCACAGTGTGACTGAACAGTCTGCTGGCGGCTGGATGGATTTAGAATAAGAGTCTCAAGTGTTATTTAGTGTCAAGTTTGAAAATAgacttactgtatatattcaGGCGACACTCCCACCTTGTTTATTTGCTCGAGCTACATGGACATTAGTATAGTCTGCTGGGAAGCTTCATTTAAGGGAAGTAAAACTTTTGGTTTAAGTCGTGTTTCACATAACAATCATATCAAAACTATGTTCAGTAtcagattatttattaataagAGAGTGATCAGTAGGCGACAACCAGatgaaatataaattaaattagacACTTTGTATTATTGGACAGTTTTGAAGACGTGTGTGGTCACATTATGGATCATATTAGATGTTTGGTTCTGTAGATTATCAGGTGCTTTGTTGCACATttcaccagcagcagatgattaTTGGATTATTAGCTTGTGAGTGGTACAGCGGGGGAGGGAGACGGTCTCTCTGTTAGAAACCAAGCTATCAATCTGATAATATATGCTGTGAGAaatcccccctccctcctcctctccctccctcctccctctcagaccccccttcccctctctccctccctcctccctcctccctctctcccttctcctcctcctcctcctccggtCGGACGGCCACACTCCCCGCTACCTTTCACCCCTGAGAAACCCCGATCTGACGGCGAAGCAGCGCGGACAAACTCCGGGACAACATGGTAAGCCCCTCCGGTAGTTTCCCCGACAGCTCTTCCTGATTCTCAGGCAGCGGCTCATGTGAGTCCCTGTGCTGCGGGTCTCCGGTGGACCGTTACTCGGCTCGGCGGGTAGCGTTAGCGTGATGTTAGCTAGCATGGCTGCCGCTCCCGTTAGTTTTAGCAGCTCCGCATGCCGACACCGACGGTTATTCGGTCTGTACGTCATACAGACGCATCTCCCGGTACCAGGGTTCACTCCCGTTACGTTAATGGAGTTTTTtcgttttttcttttcatgtaacGGTCCGTGTGCCGGGCCGGGCCGGGCCTGCGCTCCAGGCCGTGTGGCCCGGGGCGGCCATCTTATTCCGGCTGACCGGCCAGCAGCCGGCCGGAACAGGAGGGCCGAGGCCAGGCTGACTGGCCTGCAGCCGGCCGGAACAGGAGGGCCGCGGCCGGCCTGATCGGCCAGCAGCCCGCCGGAACGGGAGGGCCGAGCCCGGGCTGACCGGCCCGAAGCCGGCCGGAACAGCATTGCCGATGCCGGGCTGACCGGCCCGCTGCCGGCCGGTACAGGAGGGCCGAGGCCGGGCTGACCGGTCGGGACAGGAGGGCCGAGGCCGGGCTGACTGGCCCACAGCCGGCCGGGACAGGAGGGCTGAGGCCCGGCTGACTGGCCGGAAAACACCAGGCCAGCGGCGCGGTCTGAACTAACCCGTGTCAGCTGTTGGATTTAGTCCGGGTTAGTtataagagacagacagacagagagacagcagtgaCTCGGcagcctgtctgcctgtctctctctctctctgcctgtctgtctgtctgaaggCCTGACTGCAACTAGTTATTAATACTAACCAGCTACTGTAACCAGCAGCTCCTCTAACCACACTAAGTATTATTCCTTCAGTTTCTACAAGTAAAATCTAGATTATTTAACATCAGAtgaactgtaaatgtttttaataatgattcattaaaaaaatcacatataaaCCGAAGCAACATCTGTATTAAAGCCACActgagaaaagacagaaaacaggataaaataatcataattataGCAGCTCAGTTATAGTTTTTATTCCATGTTCATAAAGGCTGCTACACTTTTTCAGTGCCTGTGCCGATTCAACCTTGCACACTATATTCtcgatttttttaaaaatatttttcaaacctAATCTTAAATTCTTCTAAagttttgatacattttttgcattttcgCTTCCTTTTCACTGAGATCTGGAAACACGGTTTCATGTCTTTATAGGCAACATTTGAAACTGTAAAGACAATAAAGGTCCTTAAATCCTTGAATACAGCATTAatcattattgattgatctgaATGAAATGCTAAAGAAAGTTGTCAATGCAAAAcccaaataatgattttttttagtgtaGTTTGGTGGGATCCTACGATAGAATTAAATCAAATGTCttgagctgcaactaatgattattttcattattaatagaTTAAGCTGTTGATTATATTCCTGATGAATTGATTAATAGTTTTGTGGGGTTGGTGATATGTATACAGACTGTTATCACATATAAATAGCTGCATACAGCAGCAGTCAGAAGTCTGGACACACCTTCCTTCTCTTCAGTGAGAACGTGTGTCCAAACTGTTGACTGGCACTTTATAATTTAAAGtcaagataaaatgaaaaaagtctttttaacACTTTTAGATCACATTCTGGTCATACTGTcattcttatatcaaaatccaatcatgttttcttcctgtaaaacatgACATATGCTTATgtaggcttgaaccaaccaatttaaaccaataatatcatgacatccagtcatcaatcaatcttcaacttttagcaGCACAGAGTTTAGTTATATTATGAATTACGCCCCGTCTGTCCTGTTTCAATACGGAAGTCAGATAcagtttcatctggactttaacATTGATATATTAGTGCCAGATTTAAAGTCCatgtacaataataataaatgtgttttgagtttgtcacaccacagaaaacTGTGTACTTAACCACCAGCCAAAtctgaatgattaaaaaaagtcACCAAGTttataaaattaggtttcaaaatggTGGAAAATTAAGCAGCATCCTCGGCTCTGAATCAGTGAGGTGGCTGAACGCACGGCCGCTAACAACGTTCATACCGAACTGTATAAAATACACAGTTTAAAACAGGcagcaacatggatgatattttcaaaataaagtaaCTTTAGGATCCAGTGTTAAATTCggcacatattttgtaggtaaattgacttatttcagtaaaaatgtaacttaaacgACGAGTTAACAAGCGTCCTGTCAACAATCATCGtgttaaattgtcttttttttccaatgatGTTCAGTGAACTTAACGTTACCTTTCTGCTGAAAAGTCCACGGCGGCATCACCCTTCGAGTAAAAGCCTCTAACGCTGTGAtttttggtgaagtgctgcCCAGCAAAGGTTCTCCCTCCGGCCGAGAACCTCCCAGCCACACAGCCGGTACTGAAGCTGAAGCTGCGGGCGGCGGCCGGTGTCAGTTACTGCCGGCGCCACATCCGTTGACTCTACCCGTCCTCCCAGCAGAACAGCTGGTGCTGAAGCTGCTGGTGGCTCCACCCGTTAACCGACACGTCAGCTGAGTTTAAAATAACTCCTGAAGCACCAACGTTGACTGGAAATGGCTCCGATCACCAGTAACAGCCGATAAAATGAAGTGAATCCCGGTAAAACTATCTGGTGTAAAAATAGTAGCCATTAGTACGCTCTGGTGTTCATATAGAGGCGGAGTCATGCTGGTCACTCCTCCACGTCATCGAGACGTTTCAGACCTGCCCAAAAAACCCTGAATGgacaaaaacagtttaacactGTAAACAGTTCAGTTCTACGTTAAAGCTTTTATAACATTAATAATCTCTGACTTTCTGTCACTCAGACTTTAATGTGCTGCGTTTAGTCTTTATGGAAAATCTTTGTTTtctatgattgtaaactgaatctttgggttttttgcaactaatgataatttttattatctattaatctgttgattattttttaagttaatCGTTTGGTTAAAGCAGCAAAAAATGTCCATTGCATCCTAAAATATAAACAACCcgaaaatattcagtttactgtcaaaaaatatgaaagaaaccagaaaatatccaCATATAAGAAgcttgaatcagagaatttagaccttttcctctttaaaaaatgactcaaaacgcTTTAATCGATTATCAATATAGTTGATTTACTTTAATGTAAAACTGAAGAGCAGCAAATTCACACATTTGACAGCCTGGAACCATGAAAAGataactgaaatgattaataacAATTAATCGAGTATCATAATAGTTGCAGATTGATTTTCACTCAGTTTTGGacttttgatgatgtcatcatgactCTTATGGGTGAAACGAATCAGCTGATTAAGTTTTGGTTTGATCATTAACAAACAGCTGAGTCAGCCGGCGgccattttctttcttcatctttGTTCTCAATCTCAGCagatattgattattgatcCGCAGCTCCTTCAATCAACCTATCAGCTGTGAAACCATAAACAGACGCATTGATCAGCTGTCTGTGCTGAGCTGCCgttaattatcatttattgattcattcatcTGCCCCTTTGTTGTGATtagttttttattaattaatcttttagttgaaaaaacatcagaaaactgtgaaaaatgtctttaaatgttttgttttgtccgactaacAGTTTACAATAATTAGAGATTGATAATTGTTTATCTAAATAATTAAAGACcctgacatattttaaaacatctaGAAatacttgattaatcaatactTGATTAAAACTCCTTTAAAACAacatcatctcctccttcatGAATCTGTAAATATTCTTCAGCTGCGACTAACGATGTTAATCACCTGTTAAAAAGCAGATGATGTTTCTGATTGTTTGGTTTATAGAACGTTGGAAAACACTGAACATTGTTAATTGTTGAGTAACAGCTGGACgccagatgtttcctccttcactgtaaagtttattcagtgtttgtgttctgcAGGCTGCAAGTTTCCTCATCAGACTCGTAGAAGTTTCATATTGAACCAGCTGtgatgttaaactgagatttagaCACTTTCAAACAAACTCCGCAGCAGGTTTATGGATGAATCCAGCGGTTGGTTTCTGTGCGGATCCAGCACCGCAGCGTCCATGAAGCTTTACtctaaatgctaaaaaaaacattcaaacgtGTCTTGTTGGAGTCTGAAACTTGTTCAGTAACGATGAAACGAGTCTCTGTAATTTATTATTGAAACACGTCTGATGTCATCAACATACCTGACATGTTCCAGATGTTCAgagatcagctgatcagctgtcgGTTGTTAACTTTCAGCTGCATCATCACAAACGCCGATGTTACAGCTCAGACTCTGCTGTCAGACAGGACTGTAATATGacattaatgacaaaataataataataatcaattgatcagataaatacaaatttattgactattaaaataattgttagctgccGCCCTGGTGGTGCGTTCACTGACTTTCCTGTGGCGGTGCGTTCACTGACTTCTCATTGTCGTGGTGCGTTCACTGACTTCTTGTTGTCATGTTTACTGTTTTGCCGTTTGTGGTGCGTTCACTGACTTGTGGAGAGGCGGTGTGTTCACTCGCTCGCTGTCAGCTGCAGGTCGGATGTTAGTTCAGCTGTGAGTCATCGTCTATAAACGCCTGCTGATTCATGCTGCTGTTACAGTCACACActcaaacagccaatcagagcacacCAGCCTTCCTTCTCGGGTCTGGAAAACCTGGAAAAGTCTGGAATTCTGAATCAGTGGTCCCCAGACTTAAGTAAAagttttaaatagaaaaactcAGTAATGAACTTAAACCTAACTGACACGTTTCTCCCAGTATGGACGTGTTGGTGGAAGTGTTGGTGTTTAAgtcttttttcttaattaatggTTTCTGAACCAAATATCACAACAATCCATCCAGTACCTGTCCACATGTTTCACTAACGAACCTTCAAACTCtgaataattaatcaattatcagaattgtAGCCAGTgaactgattgattgacatgAATGTTTGAAGCAGACCGAATCTTCTCACATGTCAAACTGCTGATTCGTCCTCTGTATGAGCCAATCACGAGCGTCCGCCCCTCCCCCCGCAGGCATCAGGCGTGACAGTGAACGATGAGGTCATCAGGGTGTTTAACGACATGAAGGTGAGGAAGAGTTCGACCCAGGACgaggtgaagaagaggaagaaggcgGTGCTGTTCTGCCTGAGCGAGGACAGGAAGAAGATCATCGTGGAGGAGGGGAAGCAGATCCTGGTGGGCGACATCGGCGAGAGCGTGGACGACCCGTACGCGTGCTTCGTTAAGCTCCTCCCCCCCAACGACTGCAGATACGGCCTGTACGACGCCACCTACGAGACCAAGGAGTCCAAGAAGGAGGACCTGGTCTTCATCTTCTGGTAAGAGTCACACAGGGGCCAGTTATTGATCAGTGATCAGGGTCATCTATCAGGACGCCTCCTACGAGTCCAAGacggaggaggaagaagaagacctGGTCTTCATCTTCTAGTACGGGTCGGACCGGGGTCATCAATGAGTCAGGGTCATTGATCAGTGGCGACTGTTCTCCTCCTGTGTTCTCCTCCTGTgttctcctctgttctcctgcCGTgttctcctctgttctcctgttctgttctcctctgttctcctcctGTGTTCTCCTGTTCTGTTCTCCTGCGTTCTCCTGTGTTGTCCTTTGTTCTCCTGTGTTCTCCTACTGTGTTCTCATGCCGTGTTCTCCTGCTGTGTTCTCCTGCTGTGTTCTCCTGCTGTGTTCTCCTGTGTTCTCCTGCTGTGTTCTCCTGCTGTGTTCTCCTGTTGTgttctcctctgttctcctgcTGTGTTCTCCTGCTGTGTTCTCCTGTTGTGTTCTCCTGCTGTGTTCTCCTGTGTTCTCCTCCTGTGTTCTCTTGTGTTCTCAGCACTCTGACGGTGTTGTGTTCTTCTGCTGTGTTCTCCTGTGTTCTCCTGCTGTGTTCTCCTGTGTTCTCCTGTTGTGTTCTCCTGTTGTGTTCTCCTGCTGTGTTCTCCTGTTGTGTTCTCCTCCTGTGTTCTCCTGCTGTGTTCTCCTGCTGTGTTCTCCTGCTGTGTTCTCCTGCTGTGTTCTCCTGTGTTCTCAGCAGTCTGACGGTGTTGTGTTCTCCTGTTGTGTTCTCCTGCTGTGTTCTCCTGTGTTCTCCTGCTGTGTTCTCCTGCTGTGTTCTCCTGCTGTGTTCTCCTGCTGTGTTCTCCTGCTGTGTTCTCCTGTGTTCTCAGCAGTCTGACGGTGTTGTGTTCTCCTGCAGGGCTCCAGAGAGCGCTCCTCTGAAGAGTAAGATGATCTACGCCAGCTCTAAAGATGCCATCAAAAAGAAGTTTACAGGTGAGTCATCACGTCACCtgctgaggtcagaggtcacgttggaggtgatgatgatgtcatcatcatctctaACTGTCCTGCTCATGATCCAGGTCTATGAAGTGTCTCTGTGAGGTGAACATGTTGTGGGTTCTAGCAGGAGAACCCTGATAGAAACCAGGATGCAGgtggttgttgttgtcatcATGTTTACAGCTGATCCTGATAACCGCCGTCATGAATCACCTGACTCAGTTAACGTCCTtcatccagccaatcacagctcagGTTCTCTCAGGTGAAGAAACGCAGCTTGTCTGAACGTGTTTATTCAGATTCCTGTTTTGTAGTGAAGCATCAGGACACAACGACCGACTGCTGTGTCTATTCTCTCTGAAAGGAccagttcccagtgttcccagtgttcccagt
It contains:
- the cfl2 gene encoding cofilin-2 — encoded protein: MASGVTVNDEVIRVFNDMKVRKSSTQDEVKKRKKAVLFCLSEDRKKIIVEEGKQILVGDIGESVDDPYACFVKLLPPNDCRYGLYDATYETKESKKEDLVFIFWAPESAPLKSKMIYASSKDAIKKKFTGIKHEWQVNGLDDIQDRSTLAEKLGGNVVVSLEGKPL